A single window of Flavobacterium sp. 140616W15 DNA harbors:
- a CDS encoding MCP four helix bundle domain-containing protein translates to MMGLKNSSKKTKAAFILAIVMLIIILSTFNTLRNAETTNENINAIYKDRLVVSTYIFHYANELNLVKANAVKNNDDTEKADAIITSIHNIKAINLLYHNTVLTPKEKEDFGVFIAICDKINKQVQGKQWQEVERAADQALVTLESLSKIQVDEAKLQLENANKTYNQYNMLAQLEIALLIVLGIAIIYLLLTKRHKRVIKIPEGPSLN, encoded by the coding sequence ATGATGGGTTTAAAAAACAGTAGTAAGAAAACAAAAGCCGCGTTTATACTGGCAATTGTAATGCTAATTATAATACTAAGTACCTTTAATACATTACGAAACGCCGAAACTACTAACGAAAACATCAATGCAATTTATAAAGATCGCTTAGTTGTTTCGACCTATATCTTTCATTATGCTAATGAATTAAATCTTGTAAAAGCAAATGCTGTAAAAAATAACGATGACACCGAAAAAGCCGATGCTATTATTACATCCATTCATAATATTAAAGCAATAAACTTATTATATCATAACACTGTTTTAACTCCCAAAGAAAAGGAAGATTTTGGTGTTTTTATTGCTATCTGTGACAAAATAAACAAACAAGTACAGGGAAAGCAATGGCAAGAAGTAGAAAGAGCAGCAGATCAAGCTTTAGTTACCTTAGAATCACTTTCTAAAATTCAAGTTGATGAAGCCAAATTACAATTGGAGAATGCCAATAAAACATATAACCAATATAATATGTTGGCACAACTAGAGATTGCCTTATTGATCGTTTTAGGTATTGCAATAATTTATTTATTACTAACCAAAAGACACAAACGCGTTATTAAAATTCCCGAAGGACCTAGTCTTAATTAG
- the nadA gene encoding quinolinate synthase NadA encodes MDKPFLISEINRLKQEKNAIILAHYYQEKDIQDIADFVGDSLELSKKAANTDAAIIVFAGVYFMAETAKILNPNKKVLLPDLNAGCSLADGCSPHNFKKLKELFPKHVVVTYINSSAEIKAMSDWVCTSSNAKKIIEAIPKEQEIIFAPDKNLGMYLKKETNRDLLLWDGSCIVHEAFSLDKLIEIYNTNPDAKIVAHPESERHILETAHYIGSTSGMLNFIKNDSATTFIVATEAGILHQLAKDAPQKIIIPAPSHEDNTCACSECAFMKVNTLEKLYLCLKNESPEISINEELRIEAIKPINRMLNLS; translated from the coding sequence ATGGATAAACCATTCTTAATTTCTGAAATAAACCGATTAAAGCAAGAAAAAAATGCAATTATCCTTGCTCATTATTACCAAGAAAAAGACATACAAGATATAGCCGATTTTGTAGGTGATAGTCTTGAATTATCAAAAAAGGCAGCTAATACTGATGCGGCTATAATCGTTTTTGCAGGAGTATATTTCATGGCAGAAACAGCCAAAATTCTCAATCCAAATAAAAAAGTGCTCTTGCCAGATCTCAACGCTGGATGCTCCCTTGCAGATGGCTGTTCCCCACATAATTTTAAGAAACTAAAAGAATTGTTCCCAAAACATGTTGTAGTAACTTATATCAATTCTTCCGCAGAAATAAAAGCGATGAGTGATTGGGTATGCACTTCTTCAAATGCAAAAAAAATCATAGAGGCGATTCCTAAAGAACAAGAAATAATTTTTGCCCCAGATAAAAACTTAGGGATGTACTTAAAAAAAGAAACAAACCGCGATTTATTACTTTGGGATGGTTCATGCATCGTTCATGAAGCTTTTTCATTAGACAAACTAATCGAAATATATAATACTAATCCAGATGCAAAAATTGTTGCACATCCAGAATCAGAAAGGCATATATTAGAAACTGCACATTATATTGGATCAACATCCGGAATGCTCAATTTTATCAAAAATGATTCTGCTACAACATTTATTGTAGCAACCGAAGCAGGAATCCTACATCAGCTTGCAAAAGATGCGCCACAAAAAATAATTATACCAGCCCCATCACACGAGGATAATACTTGTGCTTGCAGCGAATGTGCATTTATGAAAGTCAATACTTTAGAGAAACTATATTTATGCCTAAAAAATGAAAGTCCAGAAATTAGCATTAATGAAGAATTAAGAATAGAAGCCATAAAGCCTATAAACAGAATGCTCAATTTATCATAA
- the nadB gene encoding L-aspartate oxidase: MKKADILIIGSGIAGLFFAIKTAKKRPDLSIVIMTKEKAQNSNTQMAQGGIAVVTDHIEDSFEQHIQDTIQSGGGLCDEEIVRMVINQAPERLKELIDIGVSFDKDKSGIWNLGLEGGHSQHRILHHKDISGAEIEKKLIHTINQLSNITLLENHLVIDINTKKNKGNPSCTGAFYCDKINNKIKYIQAKTIVLSTGGCGQLFKNTTNPEIATGDGIAIASRAGALIKDIQYIQFHPTALYEGDKNPFFLISEAVRGFGAHIVNEDEKRFIFKHDTRGELATRDIVSQAISEEMETSEKQHVYLDCRHLNYEEFYNHFPSITDYCNIIGLNPKTDLIPIVPVAHYQCGGINVNENSETNIKNLYAIGECSRTGLHGKNRLASNSLLEALVFAHQASNQIEKTIDGVSFSSKKIMSDFNEPLINIHSDSFIRLKSELQSLMTIYYTNKDTDFRKLLDKIELMKMKTVSLLYEKQKITTQLVEFTNMLTVAKIVIESNMRHFYEKSASY; the protein is encoded by the coding sequence ATGAAGAAAGCAGATATACTTATAATTGGTTCAGGAATAGCAGGTTTATTTTTTGCAATAAAAACGGCAAAAAAACGCCCTGATTTATCAATTGTAATAATGACAAAAGAAAAAGCGCAAAACTCCAACACCCAAATGGCACAAGGAGGTATTGCAGTTGTTACAGATCATATCGAGGATAGTTTTGAACAGCACATTCAGGATACCATACAATCAGGTGGAGGACTTTGTGATGAAGAAATCGTAAGAATGGTAATTAACCAAGCACCAGAGCGATTAAAAGAGCTTATCGATATTGGCGTTTCTTTTGATAAAGATAAATCAGGAATTTGGAATTTAGGCTTAGAAGGAGGTCATTCGCAACATCGAATCTTACATCACAAAGATATATCTGGGGCTGAAATCGAAAAAAAACTAATACATACTATAAACCAACTATCTAATATTACACTATTAGAAAATCATTTGGTTATTGATATAAATACCAAAAAAAACAAAGGAAACCCTTCATGTACAGGAGCTTTTTATTGTGATAAAATAAATAATAAAATAAAATACATTCAAGCTAAAACGATTGTATTGAGCACAGGAGGATGCGGGCAACTATTTAAAAACACTACAAATCCAGAAATTGCAACAGGAGATGGTATCGCAATAGCATCAAGAGCAGGAGCTTTAATAAAAGATATACAATACATACAATTTCATCCTACAGCATTATACGAAGGAGACAAAAATCCATTCTTTTTAATTTCAGAAGCAGTAAGGGGTTTTGGAGCACATATCGTTAATGAAGACGAAAAACGTTTTATATTCAAACATGATACCCGCGGAGAATTAGCAACTAGAGATATTGTTTCGCAAGCTATAAGCGAAGAAATGGAAACTTCAGAGAAACAACATGTTTATTTAGATTGCCGTCATTTGAATTATGAAGAGTTTTATAACCACTTTCCATCTATTACAGATTATTGCAATATAATTGGACTAAATCCAAAAACAGATTTAATTCCTATTGTTCCAGTTGCCCATTATCAATGTGGTGGTATAAATGTTAACGAAAATTCAGAAACGAATATAAAAAACCTGTACGCCATAGGAGAATGTTCTAGAACAGGATTACATGGCAAAAATAGATTGGCTTCAAACTCATTATTAGAAGCTTTGGTCTTTGCACATCAGGCTTCAAATCAAATCGAAAAAACTATCGATGGAGTTTCTTTTTCATCAAAAAAGATCATGTCAGATTTTAATGAACCTCTAATTAATATCCATTCTGATAGTTTTATTCGATTGAAGTCTGAATTGCAATCGTTAATGACAATTTATTATACAAATAAAGATACCGATTTCCGAAAACTATTAGATAAAATAGAGTTGATGAAAATGAAAACAGTCTCATTATTGTATGAAAAACAAAAAATCACAACGCAACTAGTAGAATTTACAAATATGCTTACAGTTGCTAAAATCGTCATTGAAAGTAATATGCGACATTTTTATGAAAAAAGTGCAAGTTATTAA